Within the Thermanaeromonas toyohensis ToBE genome, the region CATGTTGCCTCCATAGCTGCTAATGATCCGGCTATCGGCGAGCTTATTGCCGAGGCTATGGAAAAAGTAGGTAAGGACGGCGTCATCACGGTAGAAGAGTCCAAAGGTACCACCACCACCGTAGAAGTAGTGGAAGGTATGGAATTTGACCGGGGTTATGTATCCCCCTACTTTGTAACTAACCCTGAGGCCATGGAATGTGAACTAGAGGAGCCTTATATCCTTATCCATGAGAAGAAAATCTCTGCCATCAATGACCTCCTCCCCTTGTTAGAGAAGGTAGTCCGCACCGGTAAGCCGCTCCTCATCATTGCTGAAGATGTGGAAGGCGAAGCCCTGGCCACTTTAGTGGTGAACAAGCTCCGGGGCACCTTAGCTTGCGCGGCTGTCAAAGCCCCTGGGTTTGGCGATCGCCGGAAGGCCATGATGGAGGATATCGCAATACTCACTGGCGGTACCTTCATCTCTGAGGACTTGGGCGTTAAGTTAGAGAATGTAGAACTGCATATGCTTGGCCGGGCCAAGAAGGTTAAGATCGGAAAAGAGAAGACCACTATTGTGGAGGGTTATGGTAGCAAAGAAGCAGTAGCTGGTCGTATAGCCCAGATTAAGAAGCAGATCGAAGAGACGGACTCTGATTATGACCGGGAGAAGCTACAGGAGCGCTTGGCTAAGCTGGCTGGTGGCGTAGCCGTAATCAAGGTAGGTGCAGCCACAGAGACCGAGCTCAAAGAGAAGAAGCACCGCGTCGAGGATGCGTTGGCGGCTACCCGGGCGGCGGTGGAAGAGGGTATCGTCCCTGGCGGTGGTGCCACCCTGGTGCATTGCATCCCGGTGTTAGATAACCTCAAGGCCGAGGGCGACGAGGCTGTAGGTATAAAGATTGTTAAGAGGGCCCTGGAAGAACCTTTGCGTCAGATCTGTGCCAACGCAGGGCTTGAAGGTTCGGTCATCGTGGACCGGGTCAAGAATGAGAAGACTAATATCGGCTTCGATGTGGTAACCGAACAGTATGTAGATATGATCAAGGCTGGTATTGTCGACCCGGCCAAGGTAACACGGTGCGCCCTCCAGAACGCAGCCAGCATCGCTTCCATGCTCCTCACCACCGAGGCGCTGGTGGCTGAGATACCTAAGGAAGAGAAGACACCGCCCACCCCGAACATGGATTATTAAAGTAGAGGATGTAAAGATAAAGGAGGATGCCCGGAGGGGTATCCTCCTTTACTGTTTTTCTGTTTTCATAGTATAAATTTATTGGCACCTGCCTAAGTATTAAAGTGCCCGTGTTCTAAAGTTAGAACATCTGGCTTAAGGCTCGCTCCAAAAAACTTTTCCGCCGCCGGCTGCTAAATTCATCCACTTCAGTGTAAAGAAGGGCGCCGGTGGGGCAGGCCTTTACACAGGCAGGGAGCCCTTCCTCGTCCCGGCATTCCCGGTCGCATTTCAAAGCCTTAAGGCCTTCTTCATCGCTTCTTATTACGCCGTAAGGGCAAACCATGACGCACATCCAGCACCCAGTGCATTCTTGTTCTCCGCCCACATTAGTCACTGTGCCGTCCTCTTTCCGGTGCATGGCCCCGGCAATACAGGCGTCGATACAAGGTGCCTCCTGGCAGTGGCGGCAGTTTAAGGGGACCTTTATCTTTCCTGCTTGATGTACAAATATGCGGCTTTGGGGCCTCTCGCCCCCCAATACTACCTTAAAGATATCGCCTTCCCGGGAATGGGCTACAGCACAAGCTAGCTTGCAGGATAGGCAGCCCAGGCACCGGTCAAAGTTAATCAGCACTTCTTTTGGCATTTTCTCCGCCCCCTATATCTCTAAAACTGCCTGCTTTTCGTTAAGGTGACTATTATAAGCGCTATCGCGGCCTCCCATTAAAGCCAGGCCTCCTACTTGGCCTTCCAATAGCTTATAGCGTAAAGCCCAGGCTGGGCGGCCTGATTTCAC harbors:
- the groL gene encoding chaperonin GroEL (60 kDa chaperone family; promotes refolding of misfolded polypeptides especially under stressful conditions; forms two stacked rings of heptamers to form a barrel-shaped 14mer; ends can be capped by GroES; misfolded proteins enter the barrel where they are refolded when GroES binds), with translation MAAKQLAFDVEARRALERGVNTVAQAVKVTLGPKGRNVVLERKFGSPVITKDGVTVAKEIELKDPMENMGAQLCREVASKTNDVAGDGTTTATVLAQAIMLEGLKNVAAGANPVFLKKGIDRAVEAVVEEIKKISIPVESRESIAHVASIAANDPAIGELIAEAMEKVGKDGVITVEESKGTTTTVEVVEGMEFDRGYVSPYFVTNPEAMECELEEPYILIHEKKISAINDLLPLLEKVVRTGKPLLIIAEDVEGEALATLVVNKLRGTLACAAVKAPGFGDRRKAMMEDIAILTGGTFISEDLGVKLENVELHMLGRAKKVKIGKEKTTIVEGYGSKEAVAGRIAQIKKQIEETDSDYDREKLQERLAKLAGGVAVIKVGAATETELKEKKHRVEDALAATRAAVEEGIVPGGGATLVHCIPVLDNLKAEGDEAVGIKIVKRALEEPLRQICANAGLEGSVIVDRVKNEKTNIGFDVVTEQYVDMIKAGIVDPAKVTRCALQNAASIASMLLTTEALVAEIPKEEKTPPTPNMDY
- a CDS encoding 4Fe-4S dicluster domain-containing protein — its product is MPKEVLINFDRCLGCLSCKLACAVAHSREGDIFKVVLGGERPQSRIFVHQAGKIKVPLNCRHCQEAPCIDACIAGAMHRKEDGTVTNVGGEQECTGCWMCVMVCPYGVIRSDEEGLKALKCDRECRDEEGLPACVKACPTGALLYTEVDEFSSRRRKSFLERALSQMF